Proteins found in one Mucilaginibacter gracilis genomic segment:
- a CDS encoding glycosyltransferase family 8 protein, which yields MTSPNVIPIVVVTDEHYVIMLAALLKSIEVNHKTGEKIAVYVIADGVKQKSQRRIKASVDAAMFTINWIKMENTIPAGVKLPLDHTSYPVTIYLRLFIPYIVPKETTKALFLDVDMIVLDDVSKLYNQDLGDNIIGAVQDPRLLTFDNAWGGIMNYKELGFAADTKYFNTGLLLINTQKWAEQNLAQKVIDCINANIKHANYPDQYGYNVVLANQWLELDTRWNYFSSGNLETPFIIHFISRKPFYTTYEYNPKYKSLFYQYLKLTEWRNAKPIGELNRYLKKLKNIWIKIKKKV from the coding sequence ATGACATCTCCCAACGTGATCCCTATAGTTGTTGTTACCGACGAGCACTATGTAATAATGCTGGCGGCTTTACTTAAATCTATCGAGGTTAATCATAAAACGGGCGAAAAAATTGCGGTTTATGTTATAGCCGATGGGGTTAAGCAAAAAAGCCAGCGCCGGATAAAAGCATCTGTTGATGCCGCTATGTTTACCATTAATTGGATAAAGATGGAAAACACCATACCGGCAGGGGTGAAGCTTCCGCTCGATCATACATCCTATCCGGTAACTATTTATCTGCGTTTGTTTATCCCGTACATTGTGCCCAAAGAAACTACCAAGGCTTTGTTTTTAGATGTGGACATGATTGTTTTAGATGATGTAAGCAAACTTTACAACCAGGATTTGGGCGACAATATTATAGGTGCCGTGCAAGACCCACGCCTGCTTACTTTTGACAATGCCTGGGGCGGAATAATGAATTATAAAGAACTTGGCTTTGCAGCCGATACAAAATATTTTAATACCGGCTTGTTGCTCATCAACACCCAAAAATGGGCCGAGCAAAACCTGGCGCAAAAAGTAATTGATTGCATTAATGCCAATATCAAGCACGCAAACTATCCCGATCAATATGGCTACAACGTGGTTTTAGCTAACCAATGGCTGGAGTTAGACACGCGTTGGAATTATTTTTCGTCGGGCAATTTGGAGACACCTTTCATCATCCATTTTATATCGCGCAAGCCATTTTACACAACGTATGAGTATAATCCAAAATATAAGAGCCTATTTTACCAATACCTTAAGTTAACCGAATGGCGAAACGCCAAACCCATAGGCGAACTTAACCGCTACCTAAAAAAGCTCAAAAACATCTGGATTAAAATTAAAAAGAAGGTTTAA
- a CDS encoding YtxH domain-containing protein, with product MNNQTKLVVGLLAGAAAIAAVGLLFSTDKGTEVREEITDYLADLVNSVKSKAQETADNLNSIKNDAVKNARSAIKSKINDAADIVGN from the coding sequence ATGAACAATCAAACAAAATTAGTAGTAGGCTTACTTGCCGGTGCCGCAGCAATTGCTGCTGTTGGCTTATTATTTTCTACAGATAAAGGAACCGAAGTTAGAGAAGAAATAACCGATTACTTAGCTGATCTGGTTAATTCGGTAAAAAGCAAGGCTCAAGAAACTGCCGACAACCTCAATAGCATTAAAAACGACGCTGTTAAAAACGCACGATCGGCAATTAAAAGCAAAATTAATGATGCAGCCGATATTGTAGGCAATTAA
- a CDS encoding DUF5686 and carboxypeptidase-like regulatory domain-containing protein, translated as MPQNVCAQQLKNVTGKITDAQTGEPLPYVTVSVKLTNGTRKGVATNFDGIYHLAVPGNIATDSIYTSYVSYTPSRKLIPKGIEIEINFQLAIDSKMLKAVTVTPKTYVNPAWEIMAKMVKHKPDNDPQKLKSYEYQSYNRIELSLTNLSEKLKQRKVFKQILPLMDSLKKIAGEEGTPVLPIFASETISDYYYQNNPLRKAEYVKRTKSAGVGIEDETLVSQLIGSTFLQYNFYKNFLRLAGKDFISPLTDSWKTFYNYELIDEHDKINGKEYYKIEFKPKRGHDLAFNGVMWITKDDYALYRVDASVPPDANLNFLSKVRIQQEMVQPEGTTAWLPGKTRITLNINNITKNLSGFICKFYLSNSNIKVNQDYPESLFKEPVVMSPDVAKVDESYWQKNRHDSVTLADKRVYQMIDTVKNLPLVKTYAKFAGMLINGYYKVGWFSFGPYPYTVSHNDLEGTVLRVGGITNTRFSDKWILGGYAAYAFKDDKLKYSGSVDYIASRKPWTQIGTSYLHDIGQTGYQYESFTLNGNNVFNASINNGAISTRGPFYQNVIKAYVQRDLKSDLRAKVTFTHSTFDPLTPYEYVYPNNSDTIHNYQTADATFELQWRPGTRLLQSSKINKRITVGNGADNITVTFRYVHGFKGLLDGDFNYNKLYINAQQKVHMGIFGKGEYSLTGGFIPSNVPYTLVENHRFNFNTMRFLEFASDKYASLTYTQHMDGLITNSIPLLKALNIRTVLVADILEGSLSTTNNEAFRRGRTIVDRSLGSVPYVEVGYGVENILKIIRVDFLYRLTHMDHLNGRGELPDRFAPRVSLQFRL; from the coding sequence ATGCCCCAAAACGTCTGCGCCCAGCAATTAAAAAACGTTACAGGTAAAATAACCGACGCACAAACCGGCGAACCCCTACCCTACGTAACGGTATCGGTAAAATTAACAAACGGCACCCGCAAAGGCGTTGCCACTAATTTCGACGGTATTTACCATTTAGCCGTACCGGGCAATATTGCAACCGATAGTATTTACACCAGCTACGTAAGTTATACCCCATCGCGCAAGCTGATACCTAAAGGCATCGAAATAGAAATTAACTTTCAGCTTGCTATAGATTCAAAAATGCTGAAAGCTGTTACCGTTACGCCTAAAACCTATGTTAACCCGGCCTGGGAAATTATGGCTAAAATGGTTAAACATAAACCCGATAACGACCCCCAAAAATTAAAAAGTTACGAGTATCAAAGCTATAACCGGATAGAACTATCGCTCACTAACCTTAGCGAGAAACTAAAACAGCGCAAAGTTTTTAAACAAATATTGCCGCTGATGGATAGCTTAAAGAAAATTGCCGGCGAAGAAGGTACTCCGGTGCTACCCATATTTGCATCCGAAACCATATCCGATTATTATTATCAAAACAACCCGCTTCGCAAAGCAGAATACGTTAAGCGTACCAAATCCGCAGGCGTGGGTATTGAAGACGAAACACTGGTTTCGCAATTAATTGGTTCTACCTTTTTGCAATACAACTTTTATAAAAACTTTTTGCGCCTTGCCGGGAAAGATTTTATATCGCCCCTAACAGATAGCTGGAAAACGTTTTACAACTACGAACTGATTGACGAGCACGATAAAATTAACGGCAAAGAATATTATAAAATAGAATTTAAACCAAAACGCGGCCACGATTTAGCCTTTAACGGCGTAATGTGGATTACTAAAGACGATTACGCCCTTTACCGTGTTGATGCTTCGGTGCCGCCGGATGCTAACCTTAATTTTTTAAGCAAGGTTCGCATTCAGCAAGAGATGGTGCAGCCCGAGGGTACAACGGCCTGGCTACCGGGAAAAACACGTATAACACTTAACATCAATAACATAACTAAAAATTTGTCGGGCTTTATTTGCAAGTTTTACTTATCAAACAGCAATATCAAAGTAAACCAGGATTATCCCGAAAGTTTGTTTAAAGAGCCCGTTGTGATGAGCCCCGATGTAGCCAAGGTTGACGAAAGCTACTGGCAAAAAAACCGTCATGATTCGGTTACACTGGCTGATAAGCGGGTTTACCAAATGATAGATACTGTTAAAAACCTGCCCCTTGTTAAAACCTATGCCAAGTTTGCCGGTATGCTTATAAACGGCTATTACAAAGTAGGCTGGTTTAGCTTTGGCCCCTACCCCTACACGGTTAGCCATAACGACTTGGAAGGCACCGTATTACGTGTTGGCGGCATTACCAACACCCGTTTTAGCGATAAATGGATTTTGGGTGGTTACGCCGCATATGCCTTTAAAGATGATAAACTGAAATACAGCGGTAGTGTTGACTACATTGCATCGCGCAAGCCCTGGACGCAGATAGGAACATCCTACCTGCATGATATTGGGCAAACCGGCTACCAGTACGAGAGCTTTACCCTTAACGGCAACAATGTTTTTAATGCATCTATTAACAACGGCGCAATAAGCACGCGCGGGCCGTTTTATCAAAACGTTATTAAGGCTTATGTACAGCGTGATTTAAAATCGGATTTAAGGGCCAAGGTTACCTTTACCCACAGCACTTTTGACCCGCTTACGCCTTACGAATACGTTTACCCTAATAACTCCGATACCATACATAACTACCAAACCGCCGATGCTACCTTTGAATTGCAATGGCGCCCGGGTACACGCTTACTGCAATCGAGCAAGATAAACAAGCGGATAACCGTTGGTAACGGAGCAGATAATATTACGGTTACTTTTAGATATGTACATGGTTTTAAAGGCCTGCTTGACGGCGACTTTAATTACAACAAGTTATATATTAATGCCCAGCAAAAGGTACATATGGGTATTTTTGGCAAAGGCGAATACTCGTTAACAGGTGGCTTTATACCAAGTAACGTGCCTTATACGCTGGTTGAAAACCACCGTTTTAACTTTAATACTATGCGCTTTTTAGAGTTTGCCAGCGATAAATATGCATCGTTAACTTACACCCAGCACATGGATGGCCTGATAACCAACAGCATACCGCTATTAAAGGCCCTTAACATACGCACAGTTTTAGTTGCCGATATTTTAGAAGGCAGCCTATCTACTACCAATAACGAGGCCTTTAGGCGCGGCCGTACCATTGTTGACCGCAGTTTAGGCTCAGTCCCTTATGTGGAAGTTGGTTACGGGGTTGAAAATATTTTGAAAATAATACGTGTAGACTTTTTATACCGCCTTACCCACATGGACCACCTGAATGGCCGCGGCGAACTGCCCGACAGATTTGCGCCACGCGTAAGCTTGCAGTTTAGGTTGTAA
- a CDS encoding DEAD/DEAH box helicase, whose translation MIKQSLQNLNIAALNQMQHAALNVPNQSDMVLLSPTGSGKTLGFLLPVLNLLQKDRAGVQAMVLVPSRELALQIEKVFKSMGTGFKVNCCYGGHPTRIEKNSLSQPPAVLIGTPGRIAYHVRHESFDTSTVQTLVLDEFDKALEFGFQEDMAYIIRSLGALTKRILTSATKMDDIPAFTGVKNAVELDFLKDAVVMPDLKIKAVMADAEDKLSTLFALICKIGNKATLVFCNHREAVDRISELLSYMGLIHGVFHGGMEQEDREHALLKFRNGSNRLLITTDLASRGLDIPEIEAVLHYQLPHNEEAFTHRNGRTARMHAKGTAYLILSPDESLPYVKKPEIETLPEKNVTPPLTEWDTIYISAGKKDKVNKVDIVGLLLQKGGLQKDELGLIEVRDHESYVAVKRNRIQQAVQK comes from the coding sequence ATGATTAAACAATCCCTTCAAAATCTAAATATAGCGGCCCTTAACCAAATGCAGCACGCAGCGTTAAACGTGCCGAACCAAAGTGATATGGTTTTACTATCGCCAACAGGCTCGGGCAAAACACTTGGTTTTTTGCTACCGGTATTAAACCTGCTGCAAAAAGATAGGGCAGGGGTACAGGCAATGGTGCTGGTACCATCGCGCGAGTTAGCTTTGCAGATTGAGAAGGTTTTTAAAAGCATGGGCACAGGCTTTAAGGTAAACTGCTGCTACGGAGGCCACCCCACACGCATCGAAAAAAATAGTCTTTCGCAACCGCCCGCGGTTTTAATAGGCACACCGGGCCGCATAGCCTACCATGTGCGCCACGAAAGTTTTGATACCTCAACCGTGCAAACCTTAGTTTTGGACGAGTTTGATAAAGCACTCGAATTTGGTTTTCAGGAAGATATGGCTTATATCATCCGCAGTTTGGGCGCGCTAACCAAGCGGATATTAACATCGGCCACCAAAATGGACGATATACCGGCCTTTACCGGAGTAAAAAATGCGGTTGAACTGGATTTTTTAAAGGATGCCGTTGTAATGCCCGATTTAAAGATTAAAGCCGTAATGGCCGATGCCGAAGATAAGCTTAGTACTTTGTTTGCCCTGATATGTAAAATAGGCAACAAAGCTACCCTTGTATTTTGTAACCACCGCGAAGCGGTAGACCGGATAAGCGAACTGTTGAGTTACATGGGATTGATACATGGTGTTTTTCATGGTGGGATGGAGCAGGAAGACCGCGAACATGCCCTGCTAAAATTTAGGAACGGAAGCAACCGTTTGCTCATTACTACAGACCTGGCTTCGCGCGGACTGGATATACCGGAGATTGAGGCCGTGCTACACTACCAGCTACCGCATAACGAAGAAGCGTTTACCCATCGCAATGGCCGTACGGCACGTATGCACGCCAAGGGCACAGCCTATTTAATACTCTCGCCGGATGAAAGCCTGCCGTATGTTAAAAAACCTGAAATTGAAACATTGCCCGAGAAAAACGTAACCCCGCCCTTAACCGAATGGGATACCATTTATATATCTGCCGGGAAAAAGGATAAGGTAAACAAAGTTGATATTGTTGGCTTGTTGTTACAAAAAGGTGGCTTACAAAAAGATGAATTGGGGCTGATAGAGGTTAGAGATCATGAATCGTATGTAGCCGTTAAACGTAACCGAATACAGCAGGCCGTGCAAAAATAA
- a CDS encoding DEAD/DEAH box helicase: MNPKLTTLPKNRTFAAMWSDKLKLNKQLVRSLTDAGYLTPKEMQTRSLSRIIGGQDMIGVGPEGCGKTTTYVLGVLMRLKYGVEEAPRALILVPDKERVIAVTEQFELLNKNDTIRIVSLYAAPGTEAQMNALADGADIVVATPDRARSIYLKLGLNLNKIMMFVVDDADAIVKQGLQLPVNELANSILKCQHLIFTEVLHGKLEHMIAPFMNQPAIIEVDELAEAEAEILDQLLYHVPNFRTKLNLLNLLMHDTEVFTKAVIFVNTRLTAEKILNSLTHVIKKEAAILNPLFFETAGFERIDDFKEQTEKRILIVANELQGFIDVEGVPFIIHLELPDEKETFIDRIIKRDADQETFAITFATDIELSMVKKIEQATGHKIPTAELPEDLIVAKEENKEETKKKPAAKAAATEVRGEAFHEKKDSNKKDYNFSAGTKAKMNKKKKHG; the protein is encoded by the coding sequence ATGAACCCGAAACTCACCACATTGCCAAAAAACCGTACCTTTGCGGCAATGTGGTCAGATAAATTAAAGCTAAACAAACAATTGGTACGCTCCCTTACCGATGCGGGATATTTAACCCCCAAGGAGATGCAAACGCGCTCGCTGTCGCGGATTATTGGCGGCCAGGACATGATAGGCGTTGGCCCCGAAGGCTGCGGTAAAACTACCACTTATGTACTGGGCGTGTTAATGCGCCTTAAATATGGTGTTGAAGAAGCTCCGCGCGCGTTGATATTGGTACCTGATAAGGAACGCGTAATAGCGGTTACCGAGCAATTTGAACTTTTAAATAAAAACGATACCATACGCATAGTAAGCCTGTACGCCGCACCCGGCACCGAGGCCCAGATGAACGCCCTTGCCGATGGTGCCGATATTGTTGTGGCCACGCCCGACCGTGCCCGTTCCATTTATCTTAAACTTGGCCTAAACCTCAACAAAATAATGATGTTTGTGGTAGACGATGCCGATGCCATTGTGAAACAAGGCCTGCAATTACCGGTTAACGAACTGGCAAACAGTATTTTAAAATGCCAGCACTTAATATTTACCGAAGTATTGCACGGTAAACTTGAACACATGATAGCGCCGTTTATGAACCAACCTGCCATTATTGAGGTTGATGAACTTGCCGAAGCCGAGGCCGAAATACTGGACCAACTGCTGTACCATGTACCAAACTTTCGTACCAAGTTAAACCTGCTTAATTTGCTGATGCACGATACCGAGGTATTTACCAAGGCCGTAATATTTGTAAATACCCGCTTAACTGCCGAAAAAATATTAAACAGCCTTACCCACGTTATTAAAAAAGAGGCTGCCATATTAAACCCCTTATTTTTTGAAACCGCCGGTTTTGAGCGCATTGATGATTTTAAGGAACAAACTGAAAAACGGATATTGATTGTAGCTAACGAGTTACAGGGCTTTATTGATGTGGAGGGCGTGCCCTTCATTATTCACCTGGAGTTGCCGGATGAAAAAGAAACTTTTATTGACCGTATTATAAAACGCGACGCCGACCAGGAAACTTTTGCCATAACCTTTGCAACGGATATTGAGTTAAGCATGGTTAAAAAAATAGAACAGGCAACGGGCCACAAAATACCAACGGCAGAATTGCCCGAAGACTTGATAGTTGCGAAAGAAGAAAATAAGGAAGAGACAAAGAAAAAACCAGCAGCCAAAGCCGCCGCTACCGAAGTGCGTGGCGAAGCCTTTCACGAAAAAAAGGATAGCAATAAAAAGGATTACAACTTTAGCGCAGGCACCAAAGCTAAAATGAACAAAAAGAAGAAGCACGGGTAA
- the ureG gene encoding urease accessory protein UreG — translation MFDRNYIKIGVAGPVGSGKTALIERLSRHMAGEYSLGVITNDIYTKEDAEFLTQNSLLAPERIIGVETGGCPHTAIREDASMNLEAVDEMAARIPDVQIIFIESGGDNLSATFSPDLADITIFVIDVAEGDKIPRKGGPGITRSDLLVINKIDLAPYVNADLNVMERDARLMRKGAPFVFTNLMSLQGLDSVIGWIKKYGLLEENPEPALRR, via the coding sequence ATGTTCGATAGAAATTACATCAAAATAGGCGTAGCCGGGCCGGTTGGCTCGGGTAAAACGGCTTTAATTGAGCGTTTATCGCGACACATGGCAGGTGAATATAGTTTGGGCGTTATCACCAACGATATTTACACTAAAGAGGATGCCGAGTTTTTAACCCAAAATAGTTTGCTCGCACCCGAGCGTATTATTGGTGTGGAAACTGGCGGTTGCCCCCATACGGCCATCCGCGAAGATGCGAGCATGAACCTGGAAGCTGTTGACGAGATGGCGGCACGCATACCCGATGTGCAGATTATTTTTATTGAGAGCGGTGGCGATAACCTTTCGGCCACCTTTAGTCCCGATCTGGCCGATATTACCATCTTTGTTATTGATGTTGCCGAAGGTGACAAAATTCCCCGCAAGGGCGGCCCCGGTATAACCCGGAGCGATTTACTGGTTATCAATAAAATTGACCTTGCACCATACGTGAATGCCGACCTTAATGTGATGGAGCGCGACGCCCGTTTAATGCGCAAGGGAGCGCCCTTTGTGTTTACCAACCTGATGAGTTTACAGGGCCTGGACAGTGTTATAGGCTGGATAAAAAAATACGGCTTACTGGAAGAGAACCCCGAACCTGCTTTGCGCAGATGA
- a CDS encoding urease accessory protein UreD, translating into MIAHLHIQTKLRDGITYLKKSYFTPPFKLADVREDKRDKTLRLMLMSSSPGILDGDEYDIKIELDEGCALTLLTQSYQRLFSMQGSAGQQLQVNMAAGATFCYLPHPTVPHQNSDFTSKSNIYLSANCSLIWGEILTCGRKMNGEIFLFSKYHNLTQIYMNGKLVIKENLLIKPLQIDVNAIGQLENYTHQASLIFLNENADVKNLKTYISTFLATQTGIDYGITETQKNGLLIRILGYKGEQLHDCLNKIAGLINTTKNAAYA; encoded by the coding sequence ATGATAGCACATTTGCATATACAAACCAAATTGCGCGATGGGATAACGTATCTTAAAAAATCATATTTTACGCCGCCGTTTAAACTTGCCGATGTGCGCGAGGATAAAAGAGACAAAACCCTGCGCCTGATGCTCATGAGCTCGTCACCGGGAATATTGGATGGGGACGAATACGATATTAAAATTGAACTGGACGAGGGTTGCGCACTTACCTTGTTAACGCAATCGTACCAGCGCTTATTCAGCATGCAGGGCAGCGCAGGGCAACAGTTGCAAGTTAATATGGCTGCGGGAGCCACGTTTTGTTACCTGCCCCACCCAACTGTTCCGCACCAAAACTCGGATTTTACATCAAAAAGCAATATTTACCTATCGGCCAATTGCAGCCTCATTTGGGGCGAAATTTTAACCTGCGGCCGTAAAATGAACGGTGAGATTTTTCTATTTTCAAAATATCATAATCTTACTCAAATTTACATGAATGGAAAGCTCGTTATTAAAGAAAACCTGCTAATTAAACCTTTGCAAATTGATGTGAATGCCATTGGGCAGTTAGAAAATTACACCCACCAGGCCAGTTTGATATTTTTAAACGAAAATGCTGATGTAAAAAACTTAAAAACATACATCAGTACGTTTTTAGCAACACAAACCGGTATTGACTACGGCATTACCGAAACACAAAAAAACGGACTGTTAATACGCATTTTAGGCTACAAAGGCGAGCAGCTACATGATTGCTTAAACAAAATAGCAGGTTTAATTAACACAACAAAAAACGCTGCCTATGCATAG
- the argS gene encoding arginine--tRNA ligase, with translation MDFIVDATLKAVKALYQTDITAADVTLQQTRKEFEGQVTIVIFPFVKFSRKSPEQTGNEIGGFIENEIAHVSGFNVIKGFLNISINDEYWIKQLYTEIAAPTFGTFPAKGERVMVEYSSPNTNKPLHLGHIRNNLLGYSVAEILKANGYDVIKANLVNDRGIHICKSMLAWQLFGNGETPESSGLKGDHLVGKYYVVFDKEYKKQIEQLIAEGQTEDEAKKNAPLIVQAQQMLQLWEAGDPDVMSLWETMNSWVYAGFDATYKKLGVDFDQYYYESKTYLLGKDIVEEGLAKGVFVKKEDGSVWIDLTADGLDEKLVLRSNGTSVYITQDVGTAQLKYDDFHMDKSIYVVGNEQDYHFKVLFLILQKLGKPWAKGLFHLSYGMVDLPSGKMKSREGTVVDADDLMAEMEQTAKVQTEALGKINDFDEAEKQQLYYNIGMGALKYFLLKVEPKKRLLFDPNESIDFQGHTGPFIQYTHARIKSVLKRAGFVPGDASTLINVLDSVERDLILALNQFPEAIMQGARDYSPAVIANYVYELAKTYNKFYQEKPILKAEDENVMQFRLQLSSATAQIINRAMKLLGINVPERM, from the coding sequence ATGGATTTCATAGTTGATGCAACCCTTAAAGCCGTTAAGGCCTTATACCAAACCGATATTACCGCTGCCGATGTTACCTTACAGCAAACCCGTAAGGAATTTGAAGGGCAGGTTACCATAGTTATCTTTCCGTTTGTTAAATTTTCGCGTAAATCACCGGAGCAAACCGGGAACGAGATTGGCGGGTTTATTGAAAACGAGATAGCCCATGTTTCGGGCTTTAACGTGATAAAGGGTTTTTTAAATATCAGCATTAACGACGAGTACTGGATAAAACAACTCTATACCGAAATCGCCGCTCCCACATTCGGCACCTTCCCCGCAAAGGGCGAGCGGGTAATGGTTGAATATTCGTCGCCCAATACCAATAAGCCTTTGCATTTGGGGCATATCCGTAATAATTTATTGGGTTATTCGGTAGCCGAGATATTGAAGGCCAATGGCTACGATGTTATTAAAGCCAATTTAGTTAACGACAGGGGTATCCACATCTGTAAATCGATGCTTGCCTGGCAACTGTTCGGCAATGGCGAAACGCCCGAAAGTAGCGGATTAAAAGGCGACCATTTGGTTGGCAAGTATTATGTTGTTTTTGATAAAGAATATAAAAAGCAAATTGAACAACTGATAGCCGAGGGCCAAACGGAAGACGAGGCCAAAAAGAATGCTCCCTTAATTGTACAGGCCCAACAAATGCTACAGCTATGGGAAGCCGGCGACCCGGATGTTATGAGCCTTTGGGAAACCATGAACAGTTGGGTTTATGCTGGTTTTGATGCCACCTACAAAAAACTTGGTGTTGATTTTGACCAATATTATTACGAATCGAAAACTTACCTGTTGGGTAAGGATATTGTTGAGGAAGGTTTAGCCAAAGGTGTTTTTGTAAAAAAGGAAGACGGTTCGGTTTGGATTGACCTGACTGCCGACGGGTTGGACGAGAAATTGGTGCTACGGTCAAACGGAACATCGGTTTACATTACACAGGATGTTGGCACAGCACAATTGAAATACGACGACTTCCACATGGATAAATCAATTTATGTGGTGGGTAACGAGCAGGATTATCACTTTAAAGTATTGTTTTTAATACTACAAAAGCTGGGTAAGCCCTGGGCAAAGGGGTTGTTCCATTTATCATACGGTATGGTTGACCTGCCATCGGGCAAGATGAAAAGCCGTGAAGGAACCGTTGTTGATGCCGACGATTTAATGGCCGAAATGGAGCAAACCGCTAAAGTACAAACAGAAGCTCTCGGCAAGATTAATGATTTTGACGAAGCCGAAAAACAGCAACTATACTACAACATAGGTATGGGAGCTTTAAAGTACTTTTTACTAAAGGTTGAACCCAAAAAGCGTTTGCTGTTTGATCCTAATGAATCGATTGATTTTCAGGGGCATACCGGGCCATTTATACAATATACCCATGCGCGTATTAAATCGGTATTGAAACGGGCAGGCTTTGTGCCGGGCGATGCAAGTACTCTTATTAACGTATTGGATTCCGTTGAGCGCGATTTAATATTGGCCTTAAACCAGTTCCCCGAAGCAATTATGCAGGGTGCGCGCGATTATAGTCCGGCTGTTATTGCCAACTACGTTTACGAACTGGCCAAAACCTACAATAAATTTTACCAGGAAAAACCAATTTTAAAAGCCGAAGACGAAAATGTGATGCAGTTTAGGTTACAACTGTCATCCGCAACGGCGCAAATTATTAACAGGGCCATGAAATTGCTGGGCATTAATGTTCCCGAAAGGATGTAA